In Antedon mediterranea chromosome 10, ecAntMedi1.1, whole genome shotgun sequence, one genomic interval encodes:
- the LOC140060894 gene encoding uncharacterized protein, whose protein sequence is MILDQQKLLLSGRFLQSSVIKTWNNRNVCPAEYYTCNWMCPSMPDNCAHAMEDPCGCCNICARQAGESCIVPHQACDAEFGLACINSTCSGKYNLQVISGTATSINLRWDNFKPKNSNAYYLVYYTEGKEAYKKEMSNWIGQVKVKKGTYVSVKGLKTDEVYFFKVTYRREKGDVVLEGPSTEIAAHRAGAPAPLGGCEHNDKHYDEGRTIKQSCDAVCDCLLGSWLCRPRACPPTPDLVLDSSKSCYEAPHPDDPECCVIIVCEGGGDEVIEAEPLNCNRDGFHHKHGQTYYYDCDEVCYCDDGQETCTPRCLDPGTMLPDPETCPSPKLNDPPEGECCPYWSCPPPPGYCEMNGNAYAEEEFFDVDCSMRCQCMSGYITCYPRCSHTVRHPTADCPNPKKVRIPGECCMQWECVDVEPKTCTYPGLTGTITLTDGEWIDEGCDSRCHCTTGEVTCMPLCDKLEKPIPTPLCPAPVIAKVKDTDCCQVVACNDPDIPSPNAVQDVTVYAINSSAITIGFAPPTNSELRDILDGYHIYYTNQSETDDFKNWLIYRQDAAPPGLRLVGHTIVQISELRRQTTYYIRIRVTIPPESVETQWHNTLPATDTIVIRTNEKQPQPCHYKGKIYEHNKTFDIGCESTCECKFGQTVCRSRCQKVDLQPSEDCPHPVQQTEAGQCCPTWVCLPKRGDCRQNGTIYEDGMEWRYGCDVRCVCNSGQVKCRNMCMNATQKAPGYDCKYPVRISVPDTCCKEWVCYEEKPPTHMPLPSLPLPLSSFIIEIDAHDISATKAVITWPMLTDLQRQFISLFRLKYRELGYDVRMWNSSIEFRPELTKYILVNLKPSRSYIVQLVVILGEVHEPGIALELQTNKVEIDTLWVPADPYPGEPIDINALSIDTNSITLKWESLPQAINVDLIGWRLTYGKEEEPNKIKSKRVEKSSLSYVLRSLTPSQTYRIQLVGLWDNGTLTREVRSKIIAEKTKDLNATMPEIQKGSSKIGVAVGMAVLAVILIAAIVVLYVKVIRPKTKRQYDVYVRTTQINYDNTSTYDQITKDIRRGSEAGLLDVLRRGSDGAFLDLPKEGEVGYYSLRRDSEATFLASRRGSQDGLLDL, encoded by the exons ATGATATTGGATCAACAGAAGTTGCTCCTGAGTGGCCGATTTCTCCAAAGCTCCGTCATTAAGACGTGGAACAATCGAA ATGTCTGCCCAGCAGAATATTATACTTGCAATTGGATGTGTCCTAGCATGCCCGACAATTGTGCCCATGCGATGGAAGATCCGTGTGGATGTTGTAACATTTGTGCTAGGCAAGCGGGAGAGTCATGCATCGTTCCCCATCAGGCCTGTGATGCTGAATTTGGGCTAGCTTGTATAAATTCAACTTGTAGTG GTAAATACAACCTTCAGGTAATTAGCGGAACAGCGACCTCTATTAATTTACGATGGGATAACTTTAAGCCAAAGAATTCTAATGCATATTATTTAGTTTACTACACTGAAGGTAAAGAAgcatataaaaaagaaatgtcAAATTGGATTGGTCAAGTAAAA gttaagAAAGGTACTTATGTGTCCGTAAAAGGGCTGAAGACTGATGAGGTATATTTCTTCAAAGTTACGTATCGTAGAGAAAAAGGTGACGTAGTGTTGGAAGGACCGTCAACGGAAATAGCTGCACATAGAGCGGGCGCTCCGG CACCACTGGGAGGTTGTGAGCACAACGATAAACATTACGATGAAGGTAGAACAATAAAGCAGAGTTGTGACGCCGTCTGTGATTGTCTGCTAGGCTCTTGGCTGTGTAGGCCTAGAGCCTGCCCTCCAACCCCTGATTTGGTACTGGATAGCTCTAAGAGTTGCTATGAAGCACCTCACCCAGACGACCCGGAGTGCTGTGTTATTATTGTGTGTGAAGGTGGTGGAGATGAAGTCATAGAGGCGGAACCAC TTAATTGCAACCGAGATGGTTTTCACCATAAACACGGTCAAACGTACTACTACGATTGTGACGAAGTCTGCTATTGTGATGATGGACAAGAAACATGCACTCCAAGATGCCTAGATCCAGGGACCATGTTACCAGACCCAGAGACATGCCCCAGTCCGAAACTAAATGACCCACCGGAAGGTGAATGCTGTCCTTACTGGTCATGCCCTCCACCAC CTGGTTATTGTGAGATGAATGGAAATGCTTACGCAGAAGAAGAGTTCTTTGATGTGGATTGCTCAATGCGGTGTCAGTGTATGAGCGGCTACATCACATGTTACCCACGCTGCTCACATACTGTTAGGCACCCGACTGCCGATTGTCCTAACCCGAAGAAAGTCAGAATTCCCGGCGAATGTTGTATGCAATGGGAATGCGTGGATGTGG AACCTAAAACATGTACCTATCCAGGCTTAACTGGTACCATAACACTAACTGACGGTGAATGGATCGATGAAGGCTGCGATAGCCGTTGTCATTGTACCACTGGTGAAGTAACGTGTATGCCCTTGTGTGATAAACTCGAAAAGCCGATTCCTACACCACTTTGTCCAGCACCAGTCATCGCTAAGGTGAAAGACACTGATTGTTGTCAAGTCGTTGCTTGTAATGATCCAGATATAC cTAGTCCAAACGCCGTACAAGACGTAACAGTTTACGCAATTAATTCGTCAGCCATAACAATAGGATTCGCTCCGCCGACAAATTCGGAACTTCGCGATATTTTAGATGGGTACCACATCTATTATACTAACCAATCTGAAACGGATGATTTTAAGAATTGGTTAATATACCGACAG GATGCTGCTCCTCCAGGTCTCCGACTCGTCGGTCACACAATCGTACAAATCAGCGAACTGCGACGTCAGACAACGTATTACATACGGATCCGTGTTACTATACCACCAGAAAGTGTCGAGACTCAATGGCATAACACGCTGCCAGCAACCGACACGATTGTCATCCGAACCAATGAAAAACAAC CTCAACCATGTCACTACAAAGGAAAAATCTACGAACATAACAAGACATTTGACATTGGATGCGAGTCGACGTGTGAATGCAAGTTTGGCCAGACGGTGTGTAGATCCCGCTGTCAGAAGGTTGACTTACAGCCGTCCGAAGATTGTCCCCACCCTGTCCAGCAAACAGAGGCGGGCCAATGTTGCCCAACATGGGTGTGCCTTCCAAAAC GTGGTGATTGTAGGCAAAACGGCACAATTTATGAAGACGGAATGGAATGGCGTTACGGATGTGACGTACGCTGCGTGTGCAATAGTGGTCAGGTCAAATGTCGCAATATGTGCATGAATGCAACGCAAAAAGCACCGGGTTACGATTGCAAATATCCTGTACGAATAAGTGTTCCTGATACGTGTTGTAAAGAATGGGTTTGTTATGAAG AAAAACCGCCAACACACATGCCACTTCCGTCTCTACCTTTACCACTATCCAGCTTCATTATTGAGATAGACGCGCACGATATAAGCGCTACGAAAGCAGTGATTACGTGGCCGATGCTGACGGATTTGCAACGCCAATTCATCTCGTTATTCCGCCTAAAGTACCGCGAATTAGGTTATGACGTCAGAATGTGGAATAGTTCAATAGAGTTCAGACCCGAGTTGACCAAGTACATTTTGGTGAATTTGAAGCCGTCTAGGAGCTATATTGTACAGTTGGTGGTCATTTTAGGTGAGGTACATGAACCGGGAATCGCACTTGAACTACAGACGAACAAAGTCGAAATCGATACACTTTGGGTTCCAG CCGATCCGTATCCAGGGGAACCCATCGACATAAACGCGCTATCAATAGATACAAACAGCATTACATTAAAATGGGAATCCTTACCACAAGCTATCAACGTTGACCTTATTGGATGGCGACTAACATACGGTAAAGAAGAAGAACCAAACAAGATAAAAAGCAAAAGGGTGGAGAAGTCTTCGTTATCGTACGTTCTACGCAGTCTAACACCCTCACAGACTTACAGAATACAACTCGTAGGCCTGTGGGATAACGGTACTTTAACTCGTGAAGTTCGATCGAAAATTATTGCCGAAAAGACCAAGGATTTAAATGCAACTATGCCAG AAATTCAAAAAGGGTCATCAAAGATAGGGGTCGCTGTTGGTATGGCTGTCTTAGCGGTTATCCTCATTGCAGCTATTGTAGTGCTATACGTAAAAGTAATTCGACCAAAAACAAAACGTCAGTACGATGTATATGTACGAACGACACAAATAAATTACGACAATACATCGACATATGATCAAATTACTAAG GATATTCGACGAGGTAGCGAAGCTGGGTTACTGGATGTACTTAGACGGGGTAGTGACGGAGCTTTTCTGGACTTACCGAAGGAAGGGGAAGTTGGTTACTACAGTCTGAGAAGAGACAGTGAGGCGACGTTCTTAGCTTCAAGGCGCGGTAGTCAAGACGGGTTACTTGATCTTTAG
- the LOC140060898 gene encoding uncharacterized protein translates to MTCRDSWPVFGIFAAIIGVVASAAVITIFGITVVTPYMLTREFQPADCIVESVERLNTTRECKCNYEGRRCDVISSLCVVVSVRSFYNFETGFGILFASDQSLSFDHKCSYPTCWSYSDYNSTTKSYEISEELEDFLETYQPGANVSCFIDTTEQEPRRALGVKHISKQDVFHSLVWPLSVLFLGIFCATCSLTQLQCWEAKHHYRLLSVRRKSAKMNIYQNVQMNLEMSKTE, encoded by the exons ATGACTTGTCGAGACTCTTGGCCCGTCTTCGGCATCTTCGCAGCCATCATCGGTGTTGTCGCCTCCGCGGCAGTTATCACAATTTTCGGCATTACGGTTGTTACGCCATACATGCTGACCAGAGAATTCCAACCGGCGGACTGCATCGTAGAATCCGTTGAACGACTTAACACCACTCGTGAATGTAAGTGTAATTATGAAGGGAGACGATGTGACGTCATTTCATCCCTTTGTGTGGTGGTCAGTGTACGGTCATTTTATAACTTCGAGACAGGGTTCGGAATACTTTTTGCAAGTGACCAAAGCTTGAGTTTCGATCATAAG TGCTCGTATCCGACATGTTGGTCGTACAGTGACTACAACTCAACTACCAAGTCGTATGAAATAAGTGAAGAATTAGAAGACTTCCTTGAAACTTACCAGCCAGGAGCAAATGTAAGCTGCTTCATTGATACCACCGAACAGGAGCCACGTCGAGCCCTCGGAGTCAAACATATCTCAAAACAAGATGTCTTCCATTCATTAGTTTGGCCATTAAGTGTCCTTTTTCTTGGCATTTTCTGCGCCACGTGCAGTTTAACACAATTGCAATGTTGGGAGGCAAAACACCACTACAGACTGCTATCTGTAAGGAGAAAGTCGGCTAAGATGAATATATACCAAAATGTCCAGATGAATTTAGAAATGTCAAAGACTGAATAG
- the LOC140060897 gene encoding solute carrier organic anion transporter family member 4A1-like, whose protein sequence is MDDTSKVESEASGVSSNEASKTDQCGWRSCTPDNIQRFASPRWLLFVICIFVFIQNMVTNGFVNVSITTLERRFDLSSSQAALISGGYDVAAGLGVVPVSYYCSNRHKGKALTAGLILYGFGSLLFASPHFFAPSYNYQDTVNSSSSFCSVSSDETDDLCDPDDAGDSSSLSNYIYIFILAQLAMGLAATPIYTIGVAYLDENVKHKVVGEYLGIFLMMAILAAAIGFIIGGAILDALYVNFITEGSPVNVDKDDDAWIGAWWLAFVVSAFVSFLAAIPMSCFRAYLPGYEDKIKEKLQASQMTNGNTDEPIVVSRTDFGKWKDLPLATWQLLKNSTYLFVSLGNCSQAIILNGIIVFMPKFLEVIYLLNAGTAATLTGLFGTTFGALSTFAAGWAVRKWKMDIYKMLKMIIISTAVASVVMFSFFLKCPEPPLVGVSEPYNVSFTNDVKLNAQCNEQCHCSVTSYNAVCGSDGRVYFDACHAGCTVYIEESKTYGNCTCVFSEDNDELGSASDAACDTMTCTNLYIFLVLFSVAVTCFFLPGPSIDNITLRCVPHQKRSLALAVQWVLIRCLGTIPGPFLIGSLFDVSCILWNRTCDGSRGRCHRYDHPQLGVLFVVCTVGFSVFAILLYGLAYFSHTKKESRQMEQTSEMLTKIDTHIYSNYEM, encoded by the exons ATGGACGACACCAGCAAAGTTGAAAGTGAGGCAAGTGGCGTTAGTTCGAACGAAGCGTCTAAGACGGACCAATGTGGATGGAGAAGTTGCACACCTGATAATATTCAGAGGTTCGCATCGCCCAGGTGGCTACTATTCGTAATTTGTATATTTGTCTTTATACAAA ATATGGTGACCAATGGATTCGTGAATGTCTCGATAACCACCCTGGAACGGCGCTTTGATCTTTCAAGTTCACAAGCTGCGTTGATTTCAGGAGGCTATGACGTTGCTGCTGGCTTAGGAGTTGTTCCTGTTAGTTACTACTGTTCCAATCGCCACAAGGGAAAAGCCTTGACGGCAG GTCTAATTTTATACGGATTCGGATCTCTTCTGTTCGCCTCTCCGCATTTCTTCGCCCCTTCCTACAATTACCAAGATACAGTTAATTCAAGTAGCTCATTTTGCTCCGTATCGTCTGATGAAACCGATGACCTCTGTGACCCGGACGATGCTGGGGATAGTAGTAGCTTATCAAactacatatatatttttattcttgcTCAATTGGCAATGGGTCTAGCAGCTACTCCTATTTACACAATCGGCGTCGCATACCTGGATGAAAATGTTAAACATAAGGTGGTTGGCGAATACTTAg gaatatttttaatgatgGCTATTTTGGCTGCTGCGATTGGATTTATTATTGGTGGCGCCATTTTAGAtgctttatatgtcaattttatCACCGAAGGAAG CCCTGTTAACGTTGATAAAGACGACGATGCATGGATTGGCGCCTGGTGGCTAGCATTTGTTGTTAGCGCTTTTGTCAGTTTTCTGGCTGCTATTCCAATGAGCTGCTTTCGTGCCTATTTGCCAG GTTATGAAGATAAAATTAAGGAAAAACTGCAAGCGTCACAAATGACAAATGGAAATACTGATGAGCCGATTGTGGTATCAAGAACCGACTTTGGTAAATGGAAAGATTTGCCATTAGCCACCTGGCAATTGTTGAAAAACTCGACGTATTTGTTTGTATCACTGGGTAACTGTTCTCAAGCTATCATCTTGAATGGAATCATTGTGTTTATGCCCAAGTTTCTTGAGGTTATCTATCTACTAAATGCAGGGACAGCTGCCACATTAACGG GTTTATTTGGAACAACTTTTGGTGCGCTGTCTACGTTTGCAGCTGGTTGGGCCGTTCGAAAATGGAAAATGGACATTTACAAAATGTTAAAGATGATCATAATATCTACTGCAGTAGCGTCTGTGGTCATGTTCTCATTTTTCCTCAAGTGTCCAGAACCTCCGTTGGTTGGTGTTTCTGAACCCTACAACGTATCATTTACCAA TGATGTTAAATTAAACGCACAGTGTAACGAACAATGCCACTGCTCTGTTACATCATACAATGCAGTCTGTGGATCAGACGGGCGTGTGTACTTTGATGCTTGCCACGCCGGATGCACAGTTTATATAGAAGAg TCCAAAACGTATGGAAATTGTACGTGTGTGTTCAGTGAAGATAATGATGAACTAGGCTCCGCATCAGATGCCGCATGTGATACCATGACGTGTACAAACCTATACATTTTTCTCGTTCTGTTTTCTGTGGCGGTCACGTGTTTTTTCCTGCCTGGTCCATCCATTGATAATATTACTCTCAg GTGCGTGCCACATCAAAAGCGATCTCTCGCCCTAGCAGTGCAATGGGTATTGATACGATGTCTCGGTACAATACCCGGCCCGTTCTTGATTGGAAGTTTGTTCGATGTTAGTTGTATACTATGGAATAGGACGTGCGATGGTTCGCGTGGTCGGTGTCATAGGTACGATCATCCACAACTCGGTGTcttgtttgttgtttgtacCGTTGGCTTCTCTGTTTTTGCTATTTTACTTTACGGTTTAGCTTATTTTTCACATACTAAAAAAGAATCTAGACAAATGGAACAGACATCTGAAATGCTTACTAAGATAGACActcatatatacagtaattatgaaatgtag